DNA from Bacteroides zoogleoformans:
CAGGTGTACAGGCAGCGATGTCACAGCCGAGCGTTACTAATTGCCCGTCCGCTTTTTTGTCTTCCGCTTTCGTGGTTGGTATATACGTTCAGCTTGCGGTCCTCCGTGTGATACGGTGACCGTGCTTTGCTTTTCGCCTCATGTCTTTCTTATTCAGGTGGCTATAGCGCCGGGGCTCCACCTCTTCCCATTCCGAACAGAGAAGTTAAGCCCGGCCGCGCCGATGGTACTGCGTAACAGTGGGAGAGTAGGTAGCCGCCACTTTCAGGAATCCCCTTCATCAGAATACAGGATGGAGGGGATTTACTGTTTATGCGGACTTGGAAAGTTCGGTTTTTTTATTTATATTTGCCGCTGAACATTTTTATTATTAATTTAAAGCAGTTTGAAAGAATGAAATCTAAAATTTTATTGGCCGCTATGGCAGTGGCATTTTCCTTTGTTGTAACGTCTTGTGGAAATAAAAAGGCTGATTCTAATGCCTCTGATACGGACTCTTGCTGTGCGGCAAAAACAGAACAAGTATGTGATTCTACCAAGGCTTGTTGTAAGGCTGGAGACGATAGTGAGAAATGCGAAAAGGCTTGTGATAAGGCCTGTGACAAGAAAGAATGCGATAAGGCTTGTGATAAGAAGTAAAGTGATATATTAAATCAATTATCATTTTATGAGTTATAAAATGATATATTTGAGGAAAAAACAAAGTGATTTGTTTGTGAACATCGAAAAAAACATATACCTTTGTGGCATTAAGATAAAAAGAACGTAATGAATCAGAACTTTACATATATTCTACTGTGCGGTATTATTATTCTGCTAACGATGTTTAGGGGAAGTGGGTGCTGTGTATGAATATAATATAGAAGATTCAACGAAATAAGAAAGCCTTTCTCACTTCCATGTGTGAAAGGCTTTCTTATTTCGTTGGTCCGGACTATGAATCAAATGCAATAAAATGATGAGTGACAAATTGTTTTTTTTCGACACAACGCTTCGCGACGGTGAGCAGGTTCCCGGTTGTCAATTGAACACAGTGGAAAAAATTCAAGTGGCAAAGCAATTAGAGTTATTGGGGGTGGATGTGATTGAAGCCGGATTTCCCATTTCGAGTCCGGGGGACTTTAATTCGGTGATTGAAATATCAAAGGCTGTGACATGGCCTATTATCTGTGCCTTGACACGTGCCGTTCAGAGCGATATTGACGTTGCGGCCGAAGCTTTGCGGTTTGCTAAGCATAAACGTATTCATACGGGTATCGGCACATCAGATTCGCATATTAAGTATAAATTCAATTCTAATCGCGAGGAAATAATAGAACGGGCGGTAGCTGCCGTGAAGTATGCTCGCAAGTACGTGGATGATGTGGAGTTTTATGCCGAAGATGCCGGCCGCACGGACAACGAGTATCTGGCACGTGTGGTAGAAGCAGTGATCAAGGCCGGGGCTACGGTAGTGAACATTCCTGATACAACGGGCTATTGTCTGCCTACCGAGTATGGCGCAAAGATTAAATATCTGATGGAGCATGTTGACGGCATACATAATGCCATACTCTCCACCCATTGTCACAATGACTTGGGCATGGCTACAGCAAATACAATGGCCGGAGTGTTGAATGGTGCCCGTCAGGTGGAGGTTACCGTTAACGGTATAGGAGAACGTGCGGGAAATACTTCTCTTGAAGAGATAGCGATGATAATCAAGTGCCATAATGATATTGATGTCGAAACCAATATCAATACTCAGAAAATTTATCCGACCAGTAGAATGGTGTCGAGCTTGATGAATATGCCTGTACAACCTAATAAAGCAATTGTGGGGCGCAATGCTTTTGCCCATTCCTCGGGCATTCATCAGGACGGGGTGTTGAAAAATGTGCAGACTTATGAAATTATGAATCCTCACGATGTAGGAATTGATGACAACTCTATCGTACTGACTGCGCGTAGCGGGCGTGCGGCGTTGAAGAACCGCTTGTCTGTGTTGGGAGTAAATCCGACGCAGGACAAATTGGATGAAATATACGAGGAGTTTTTGAAGCTTGCAGATAAAAAGAAAGATATCAATGACGATGATATTCTGGTATTGGCGGGGGCTGATCGTTCGCAGAACCATCGTGTGAAGTTGGAATATTTGCAAGTGACGAGTGGGGTGGGTGTGCGTTCGGTTGCCAGCTTAGGATTGAACATATCCGGTGAGAAGTTTGAAGCGGCTGCCGGTGGGAATGGCCCGGTAGATGCAGCCATCAAGGCTCTGAAGAAAATAATCAATCGGCACATGACTTTGAAAGAGTTTACGATTCAGGCCATCAGTAAAGGGAGTGACGATATGGGTAAGGTGCACATGCAGGTGGAATATGATAACCATGTTTATTACGGATTCGGTGCCAATACTGATATTATTGCAGCTTCTGTTGAAGCCTATATTGATTGTATTAATAAATTTAAAGTATAAAATCTTTTAAGAGCAGAGCCAAGCTTAAATTAAGTGGTAAATAGCTAAATAGCAGATGACAGATGAATACATTATTTGATAAAATTTGGGATGCGCACGTAGTGCAGAAAGTGGAAGAGGGCCCCACACAACTTTATATAGACAGACTTTATTGTCACGAAGTCACCAGTCCACAGGCTTTTGCCGGGTTGCGCGAACGCGGAATTAAATGTTTCCGTCCGGAAAAGATTTTCTGTATGCCCGACCATAATACGCCGACGCACGATCAAGATAAGCCCATTGAAGACTCTGTGTCAAGAACTCAAGTAGAGACATTGGGTAAGAATGCAAGAGATTTTGGGTTGACCCATTGGGGTATGATGGACAAGAAAAATGGTATTATCCACGTGGTGGGGCCGGAGCGAGGGTTGACTTTGCCGGGGATGACCATTGTCTGTGGCGATTCGCATACTTCGACCCATGGTGCAATGGGGGCGGTGGCATTCGGCATCGGGACAAGTGAGGTGGAAATGGTGATGGCGTCGCAATGCATTCTTCAAACACGTCCAAAGACAATGCGTATCACGATTGACGGTAAGCTTGGAAAAGGAGTGACAGCAAAAGATATGGCTTTGTATATGATGTCGAAAATGACAACCAGCGGTGCTACAGGATATTTTGTGGAGTATGCCGGAGAGGCTGTGCGTAGCCTGTCCATGGAGGGTAGGCTGACATTGTGCAACTTGAGTATAGAAATGGGGGCGCGTGGCGGTATGATTGCTCCGGATGAAACTACTTTTCAGTATATCGCGGGAAGAGAATATGCGCCAAAAGGTGAAGCATGGGATAAAGCGCTGGATTACTGGAAAACATTGAAGAGTGATGAAGGCGCCGTATTTGATAAACAAGTGAATTTTGCCGCCGAGGATATTGAGCCGATGATTACTTATGGTACTAATCCCGGTATGGGTATGGGGATTGCAGACTCTATTCCTACCGTCGAAGACACGGATGAGGCGGCGCGAACTTCTTTTCAGAGGGCGTTGGATTATATGGGTTTCCAGCCGGGTGAGTCTTTATTGGGCAAGAAGATTGATTATGTGTTCTTGGGAGCGTGTACCAACGGTCGCATTGAAGATTTCCGTGCGTTTGCCTCTATTGTGAAAGGGCGTAAAAAGGCAGACAGTGTAGTGGCATGGTTGGTACCCGGTTCTTGGATGGTAGATGCACAGATTCGTGAAGAAGGATTAGACACAATTCTGAAAGACGCCGGATTTGCTATCCGACAACCCGGATGTTCTGCATGCTTGGCTATGAACGACGATAAAGTACCTGCTGGAAAATATGCCGTATCGACCAGTAATCGCAATTTTGAAGGACGCCAAGGACCGGGGGCCAGAACCTTGCTTGCCAGTCCCATGGTGGCCGCTGCTGCTGCGGTGACAGGGGCTATTACCGACCCGAGGGAACTCATCTGATGGGTGAACAAACTGCTGTTGAAGCCGGACTGTAGATGCGGAAAAGACAGGAAAGTGGAATGGCTGAAACAAATAATACGAATATTGCACTAAAAATCACAGATAAGAAGATGAAACAGAAATTCGATATCATTACCAGTACTTGCGTACCCCTTCCATTAGAGAATGTAGATACAGATCAGATTATCCCGGCACGTTTCCTGAAAGCTACTACCCGTGAGGAGAAATTCTTTGGAGAGAACCTGTTTCGCGATTGGCGTTACCATCCGGATGGCTCTCTGAACAAAGATTTTATTTTGAACAATCCGGCTTACAGCGGGCAGATTCTGGTGGCAGGGAAAAACTTCGGTTCCGGTTCCAGTCGTGAACATGCGGCATGGGCCATTGCCGGTTATGGTTTTCGTGTTGTGGTGTCCAGCTTCTTTGCGGATATTCATAAGAACAACGAATTGAATAATTTCGTGCTTCCGGTGGTGGTGAGCGAATCGTTCTTGAAAGAACTGTTCGATTCCATATTCGCCAATCCTAAAGTGGAGGTCGAAGTGAACCTGCCCGAACAAACCATCACCAATAAGGGCACGGGCAAGAGCGAACATTTTGAAATTAACGCCTATAAGAAACATTGCCTGATGCAAGGATTGGACGACATTGATTTTTTGGTTAAGCATAAAGATAAGATAGAAGCTTGGGAGAATAAAAATGAAGCATAATTATCCGAAAGTAGAAATTATGGACACTACACTCCGTGACGGTGAACAAACCAGCGGAGTTTCTTTTGTGCCTCATGAAAAGCTGATGGTTGCCCGTTTATTGCTGGAGGAGTTGAAGGTGGACAGGGTGGAGGTTGCTTCGGCAAGAGTGTCCGATGGGGAGTTTCAGGCGGTGAAGATGATTTGTGACTGGGCTGCCTGCCACAATTTATTGCCGAGAGTAGAGGTTCTCGGTTTTGTGGATGGACACACTTCGGTGGACTGGATACATGCTGCCGGTTGCCGTGTCATTAATCTGTTGTGCAAAGGCTCGTTGAAACATTGTACTTGTCAATTGAAGAAAAGTCCGGAAGAGCATATTGAGGACATTCTGGCCGTGGTGAAGTATGCCGGCGAACGGAACATGAAAGTCAATGTCTATCTGGAGGATTGGAGCAATGGCATGAAAGAATCTCCGGAATATGTTTTTCTGCTGATGGAAGCATTGATTCAAACCCGTATACAACGCTACATGCTGCCCGATACGTTGGGTATACTGAACCCCCTGCAAGTCATTGAGTTTATGCGAAAGATGGTGAAGCGTTATCCACATGCTCATTTTGACTTTCATGCCCACAACGACTATGATCTTGCCGTGAGCAATGTGTTAGCTGCCGTATTGAGTGGTTGCAAGGGACTGCACACCACCATTAATGGGCTGGGCGAACGTGCCGGAAATGCGCCGCTGGCCAGTGTGCAGGCCATTCTGAAGGACCATTTCAGTGCGGTGACCAACATTGACGAGAGTCGGCTGAATGATGTGAGCCGGGTGGTGGAGTCTTATTCGGGCATTGCTATCCCTGCCAATAAACCTATTGTCGGTGAAAATGTATTTACGCAGGTGGCGGGGGTACATGCTGATGGTGATAACAAAAGCAATCTTTACTTCAATGCTCTGCTGCCCGAACGCTTCGGACGCAAGCGTGAATATGCTTTGGGCAAGAACAGCGGCAAGGCTAATATCCGGAAGAATCTGGAAGACTTGGGTTTGCAATTGGATGAAGAAGCAATGCGTAAGGTCACAGAGCGTATCATTGAGCTGGGCGACAAGAAAGAGTTGGTGACACAGGAAGACTTGCCTTACATTGTTTCGGATGTCTTGAAGCATGGAGTGGTGGAAGAGCGTGTCAGCCTGAAGAGTTATATCGTGAATCTGGCTTATGGATTGAAACCGATGGCTACGCTGAAGATAGAAATCAATGGTAAGGAATACGAGGAGAGCTCCAGCGGAGACGGACAATACGACGCTTTTGTGCGTGCCCTGCGCAAGATATATAAGCTGACGCTGGGGCGTAAATTCCCGATGTTGACAAACTATGCGGTGACCATTCCTCCCGGCGGACGTACCGATGCCTTTGTGCAGACTGTCATCACATGGAGCTTTGAAGATAAAATGTTTCGCACGCGCGGCCTTGATGCCGACCAGACGGAAGCCGCCATCAAAGCAACGGTGAAGATGCTTAATATCATAGAGGGCGAGTATGAAAAGATGGGGTAGGAGCCGGCTGCTGTGTTCACCCCGGAAGCAAGATTTATTATAAGGAATAGAAAACGATTTAGACAGAAGAAATTATGGATTTTAAAATTGCCGTATTGGCCGGTGATGGTATCGGCCCTGAGATTTCTGCCGTAGGTGTGGATGTAATGACTGCCGTGTGCGAGAAGTTCGGACACAAAGTGACTTATGAATATGCTATTTGCGGTGCCGATGCCATAGACAAAGTGGGTGATCCTTTTCCCGAAGCCACCTATGAGGTTTGCAAGCATGCGGATGCTGTACTCTTCTCGGCTGTGGGCGACCCTAAGTTCGACAATGACCCTACGGCAAAAGTGCGTCCCGAACAGGGGTTGCTGGCCATGCGCAAGAGATTGGGATTGTTCGCTAATCTTCGTCCGGTGCAGACTTTCAAGTGCCTGCTTCATAAATCCCCGCTTCGTGCGGAATTGGTAGCCGGGGCGGATTTTCTGTGTATCCGCGAGCTGACAGGCGGCATGTATTTCGGTCAGAAGTATCAGGACAACGACAAGGCGTATGACACGAACATGTACACCCGTCCTGAAATTGAGCGTATTTTGAAGGTAGGGTTTGAGTATGCCATGAAGCGCCGCAAGCACCTTACCGTGGTAGACAAGGCCAACGTGCTGGCTTCTTCCCGGTTGTGGCGACAGATTGCTCAGGAAATGGCTCCCCTTTATCCGGAAGTGACCACCGACTATATGTATGTGGACAATGCCGCCATGCGCATGATTCAGGAACCTAAGTTTTTTGACGTGATGGTAACGGAGAACACTTTTGGCGATATCCTGACGGACGAAGGTTCTTGTATCAGCGGTTCCATGGGGTTGCTCCCTTCCGCCTCTACCGGTGAAAGCACACCGGTGTTCGAACCGATTCATGGTTCTTGGCCGCAAGCCAAAGGGCTGAACATCGCCAATCCGTTGGCGCAGATTCTTTCGGTAGCCATGTT
Protein-coding regions in this window:
- the leuC gene encoding 3-isopropylmalate dehydratase large subunit, coding for MNTLFDKIWDAHVVQKVEEGPTQLYIDRLYCHEVTSPQAFAGLRERGIKCFRPEKIFCMPDHNTPTHDQDKPIEDSVSRTQVETLGKNARDFGLTHWGMMDKKNGIIHVVGPERGLTLPGMTIVCGDSHTSTHGAMGAVAFGIGTSEVEMVMASQCILQTRPKTMRITIDGKLGKGVTAKDMALYMMSKMTTSGATGYFVEYAGEAVRSLSMEGRLTLCNLSIEMGARGGMIAPDETTFQYIAGREYAPKGEAWDKALDYWKTLKSDEGAVFDKQVNFAAEDIEPMITYGTNPGMGMGIADSIPTVEDTDEAARTSFQRALDYMGFQPGESLLGKKIDYVFLGACTNGRIEDFRAFASIVKGRKKADSVVAWLVPGSWMVDAQIREEGLDTILKDAGFAIRQPGCSACLAMNDDKVPAGKYAVSTSNRNFEGRQGPGARTLLASPMVAAAAAVTGAITDPRELI
- a CDS encoding 2-isopropylmalate synthase encodes the protein MSDKLFFFDTTLRDGEQVPGCQLNTVEKIQVAKQLELLGVDVIEAGFPISSPGDFNSVIEISKAVTWPIICALTRAVQSDIDVAAEALRFAKHKRIHTGIGTSDSHIKYKFNSNREEIIERAVAAVKYARKYVDDVEFYAEDAGRTDNEYLARVVEAVIKAGATVVNIPDTTGYCLPTEYGAKIKYLMEHVDGIHNAILSTHCHNDLGMATANTMAGVLNGARQVEVTVNGIGERAGNTSLEEIAMIIKCHNDIDVETNINTQKIYPTSRMVSSLMNMPVQPNKAIVGRNAFAHSSGIHQDGVLKNVQTYEIMNPHDVGIDDNSIVLTARSGRAALKNRLSVLGVNPTQDKLDEIYEEFLKLADKKKDINDDDILVLAGADRSQNHRVKLEYLQVTSGVGVRSVASLGLNISGEKFEAAAGGNGPVDAAIKALKKIINRHMTLKEFTIQAISKGSDDMGKVHMQVEYDNHVYYGFGANTDIIAASVEAYIDCINKFKV
- the leuD gene encoding 3-isopropylmalate dehydratase small subunit; the encoded protein is MKQKFDIITSTCVPLPLENVDTDQIIPARFLKATTREEKFFGENLFRDWRYHPDGSLNKDFILNNPAYSGQILVAGKNFGSGSSREHAAWAIAGYGFRVVVSSFFADIHKNNELNNFVLPVVVSESFLKELFDSIFANPKVEVEVNLPEQTITNKGTGKSEHFEINAYKKHCLMQGLDDIDFLVKHKDKIEAWENKNEA
- a CDS encoding alpha-isopropylmalate synthase regulatory domain-containing protein, which encodes MKHNYPKVEIMDTTLRDGEQTSGVSFVPHEKLMVARLLLEELKVDRVEVASARVSDGEFQAVKMICDWAACHNLLPRVEVLGFVDGHTSVDWIHAAGCRVINLLCKGSLKHCTCQLKKSPEEHIEDILAVVKYAGERNMKVNVYLEDWSNGMKESPEYVFLLMEALIQTRIQRYMLPDTLGILNPLQVIEFMRKMVKRYPHAHFDFHAHNDYDLAVSNVLAAVLSGCKGLHTTINGLGERAGNAPLASVQAILKDHFSAVTNIDESRLNDVSRVVESYSGIAIPANKPIVGENVFTQVAGVHADGDNKSNLYFNALLPERFGRKREYALGKNSGKANIRKNLEDLGLQLDEEAMRKVTERIIELGDKKELVTQEDLPYIVSDVLKHGVVEERVSLKSYIVNLAYGLKPMATLKIEINGKEYEESSSGDGQYDAFVRALRKIYKLTLGRKFPMLTNYAVTIPPGGRTDAFVQTVITWSFEDKMFRTRGLDADQTEAAIKATVKMLNIIEGEYEKMG
- the leuB gene encoding 3-isopropylmalate dehydrogenase is translated as MDFKIAVLAGDGIGPEISAVGVDVMTAVCEKFGHKVTYEYAICGADAIDKVGDPFPEATYEVCKHADAVLFSAVGDPKFDNDPTAKVRPEQGLLAMRKRLGLFANLRPVQTFKCLLHKSPLRAELVAGADFLCIRELTGGMYFGQKYQDNDKAYDTNMYTRPEIERILKVGFEYAMKRRKHLTVVDKANVLASSRLWRQIAQEMAPLYPEVTTDYMYVDNAAMRMIQEPKFFDVMVTENTFGDILTDEGSCISGSMGLLPSASTGESTPVFEPIHGSWPQAKGLNIANPLAQILSVAMLFEYFDLKAEGALIRKVVDASLEATVRTPEIQVEGGAKYGTKEVGAWIVNAINAF